The Methanosarcina barkeri MS DNA window CTCTGTAAATGTAGCCGTAAAAGACCTTTTGAAACCCTCTAAAAATTGTGGAGCGATGACTCTGAAAAATATATTTGCAGAATTTGGAATTTTCACTGATTTTTCTCTAATAAACCACGTAAACCACGTTATCACGGAGACTTCTCACCTTTATCTTCAAAGAGGTAGATGATTGCATATGGCCATTACGATTGCAGCCATGCCTGCTTATAACGAAGCCCATGCCATTGCAGATGTTATCAAGGGTTGCAAAAAATACGTCGACAGAGTAGTAGTTGTAGATGACGGAAGCACCGATAATACTGTCGATATCGCCGAATCTCTTGGCGCCTATGTAGTTCGTCACGAGACAAATAAGGGATATGGAGCAGCCCTAAAGAATTGCTTTGAAACCGCCCGTAAGCTCGATGCAAATGCTATGGTCATAATCGACTCTGATGGTCAACATGACCCCTCCGAAATTCCCAAGCTCCTTGAACCCTTGAAAAATGGGTTTGATCTGGTAATCGGCTCAAGATTTGTCAATGGCAATGGTAAAAATGTCCCTATTTATCGTAAATTCGGGATGAAAGTTCTTGATATCGCAACCTATATTGCAGGCGGTCTGAATGTAACGGATTCACAAAGCGGCTTTCGAGCTTATGGAAAAAAAGCTATTGAAAAAATAAATTTGAATGGCACAGATATGTCTGCAGGCTCTGAAATTCTGATTCAGGCCAAAGATTATAAATTGAAGTTTACTGAAGTGGAAATCCATTGCAGATATGATCTTGAGGACTGCTCAAGTGAGAATCCTTTCATACATGGTCCTAGAGTCCTGTTCCGCATCCTTAAAGATATGGAGTACAGACGGCCTTTGTATTATTTTTCAGTTCCTGGCCTGATTATGACGTCTACAGGCTTTCTTATGGGATTAATATTTTTACAGGATTTTCTTCAGGGAGGATCCCTGCGCTTTGGGCCTACACTCTTAATGGTTATGCTGACAGTTATAGGAGCTTTCATGGTGTTTACCGGAATAATACTACATGCCATCTCAAGAATGATATTTTTAAACGAGCATATTCGAAAACAGTAATGTCAAAACGGGGCCAATTTGTATGAAATACCCTTTCGTTTCAGTAGTAGTAGGTATTCGTAATGAAGAAAAATTTATTGAAGAATGTATTGAGTCACTTCTTAATCTAGATTACCAAAAAGATTCCTACGAGATTATTATCGTTGATGGCATGTCCACTGACAAAACGCGAGATATTGTACAAAAATATCCTGTCAAACTTCTTTTGAACAAAAAAAAGAATGTTGCTGCGGCAAGAAACCTTGGTGTGGAGAATGCCAGGGGAGAGCTTGTCGCGTTTACTGACGGAGACTGTAAGGTAGATCCTCAGTGGTTGAAAACTCTTGTCCATGAAATGCAAGCTTCTCCAGATGATGTTGTGTGTTTTGGAGGCCCTAACCTAATCTTTGACACTGATCCTGTATTTGGCAGGGTGGTGGGATATGCTCAGGAATCTTTCTTGGGGTCTGGAGGTTCGGCTCAGTCCAAAAACTCCACAAAAAAGCATTATGTCATCTCTCTTCCGAACTGCAATGCAATGTACAAGAAAGCTGCAATTAAGGAAGTTGGAGGTTTTGATGAGCGGTTTGTGGTGGGTCAGGACGGAGACCTGAACTACAGAATCGGTAAGAAGGGTAACAAATTTTTGTATATCCCGAATGCACAGGTCCTGCACCATAGAAGAGGAACTCCAAAGTCCTTTTCCGTAAGGATGTTTAAGTACGGTATGTGGATGGCAGAACTATTCAAGAAGCATGGAGAATTTGTCCGTTGGTATGCTTTTTTGCCTTCGATTGCCGTCTTGTCGGCAGTCATTTTGCTTATCGCGTCTATCAAATATTCCACTCCAGGCCTGCTTCTTCTTGCACTCGTGACCGTGTACTTTATTCTTGTCTTTATTACCTCAATCCAGGTTACCTATAAAATGAAATCAAAATACGGTCTTTTTGCCCTTTTTATTATTCCTGTGCAACACGTTGCTTATGGGCTAGGATTTTTGTACAGCTTTACAAATTCTCCTTTGATCTCAAAAGTCCGTTCCTGTTCAGATATCTAATAATCACAAACTATGTCATTTGTTTAAAAAGAAACCGAAACACTTGAATACATGGGAAGCTTTTCAGGGCAAAATCTTCTTAATCAATAAAGCCCTGATGAACTCTCACTGATTTTCAAACACAGAAGTTTGGATGCCGGGTTTGTTAAATTTATTATATGATTGCTTAAGGTCATGGAGATAGTATGTTCGGATTAAGTAAAGAAGCAGGACACGGATTAGATAATGACCGTCTAATGAGGTTAATTTCTTTTCTGTTTCCGTTAGCTATAATCTTCGCAGTAATATTCACTTTCTTATGGATGTTTGCAACCGGAAAGTTCGGTTATGCACTTCGGGGACTATTTACAGGAATACCTGCAGTACTTTCCTGTCTTTTCATACTGTTCATTTA harbors:
- a CDS encoding glycosyltransferase family 2 protein, which codes for MAITIAAMPAYNEAHAIADVIKGCKKYVDRVVVVDDGSTDNTVDIAESLGAYVVRHETNKGYGAALKNCFETARKLDANAMVIIDSDGQHDPSEIPKLLEPLKNGFDLVIGSRFVNGNGKNVPIYRKFGMKVLDIATYIAGGLNVTDSQSGFRAYGKKAIEKINLNGTDMSAGSEILIQAKDYKLKFTEVEIHCRYDLEDCSSENPFIHGPRVLFRILKDMEYRRPLYYFSVPGLIMTSTGFLMGLIFLQDFLQGGSLRFGPTLLMVMLTVIGAFMVFTGIILHAISRMIFLNEHIRKQ
- a CDS encoding glycosyltransferase family 2 protein is translated as MKYPFVSVVVGIRNEEKFIEECIESLLNLDYQKDSYEIIIVDGMSTDKTRDIVQKYPVKLLLNKKKNVAAARNLGVENARGELVAFTDGDCKVDPQWLKTLVHEMQASPDDVVCFGGPNLIFDTDPVFGRVVGYAQESFLGSGGSAQSKNSTKKHYVISLPNCNAMYKKAAIKEVGGFDERFVVGQDGDLNYRIGKKGNKFLYIPNAQVLHHRRGTPKSFSVRMFKYGMWMAELFKKHGEFVRWYAFLPSIAVLSAVILLIASIKYSTPGLLLLALVTVYFILVFITSIQVTYKMKSKYGLFALFIIPVQHVAYGLGFLYSFTNSPLISKVRSCSDI